The Impatiens glandulifera chromosome 3, dImpGla2.1, whole genome shotgun sequence genome contains a region encoding:
- the LOC124931916 gene encoding E3 ubiquitin-protein ligase SDIR1-like has product MSFVFRGNRTDLDNGLPEYLPERRGGALRVHAARPPNINTLAFLITVLFLFMILNSNQMSANFLLWLVLGVFFMATSLRMYATCQQLQAQAQAQAIAASGLLGQTELRLQMPPSIALSARGRLHGLRLQLALLDREFDELDYEALRALDSENVPTIPSMSEEEINALPVHKYKVAAVSQSGGFPLQHASSSSLSEKQDGCVGVGSTKAMVDELTCSVCLEQVNIGENVRCLPCLHQFHAICIDPWLKQQGTCPVCKFKICSGWHDNGQDDMV; this is encoded by the exons ATGAGCTTTGTTTTTCGTGGGAATCGAACAGATTTAGATAATGGGTTACCTGAATATCTTCCTGAAAGGCGGGGGGGAGCACTG CGTGTGCATGCAGCTCGACCACCAAATATTAATACACTTGCTTTTCTCATCACAG TTCTGTTTTTGTTCAtgattttaaattcaaaccaaATGTCTGCAAACTTTCTG CTGTGGCTAGTACTTGGTGTATTTTTTATGGCAACAAGCCTAAGAATGTATGCAACATGTCAGCAACTTCAAGCTCAAGCCCAAGCTCAAGCTATAGCTGCAAGTGGGCTTTTAGGCCAAACTGAACTGAGGTTACAAATGCCCCCATCTATAGCTCTTTCAGCGAGAGGGAGGTTGCATGGCCTTAGACTTCAGCTTGCACTTTTAGACAGGGAATTTGATGAATTAG ACTATGAAGCCTTGAGAGCCCTGGATTCTGAGAATGTTCCCACGATTCCATCCATGAGTGAAGAGGAAATAAATGCTCTTCCTGTTCATAAGTACAAGGTGGCTGCAGTTTCCCAGAG TGGCGGATTCCCATTGCAGCATGCTTCATCTTCAAGTCTATCTGAG AAGCAAGACGGGTGTGTTGGAGTGGGCAGCACCAAAGCCATGGTTGATGAACTGACTTGCAGCGTTTGCTTGGAGCAAGTTAACATTGGAGAAAATGTCCGATGTTTGCCATGCTTACATCAG ttcCATGCCATATGCATCGATCCATGGCTGAAGCAGCAGGGAACATGCCCCGTCTGTAAATTTAAGATCTGCTCGGGCTGGCACGACAACGGTCAAGATGACATGGTTTGA
- the LOC124931311 gene encoding aspartic proteinase PCS1-like, with protein MANPLFRLCLISMAVLLHFNFSLSVKEDDTVLLPLKAQIISSGSVPNKLSFHHNVSLTVTLTVGTPPQSVTMVLDTGSELSWLHCKKTPGTPNSFDPTHSSSYSPIPCYSPTCRIRTRDFTVPVSCDARKLCHAVLSYADGSSAEGNLAGDTFRYGESTSSVLPGMIFGCMDSGWSSNPDEDSRTTGLIGMNRGSLSFVSQMGFSKFSYCISGSDSSGVLVFGEAKLPWLRPLNYTPLVKISLPLPYFDRVAYTVELEGIKVSGKILSLPKSIFVPDHTGAGQTMVDSGTQFSFLLGPVYAALKKEFSEQVRGILRPLGEVDFVFQGAMDVCYRVEMSRNVLPELPAVTLIFRGAEMVVAAERLMYRVPGMVRGNDWVYCMTFGNSDLIGMEAYVIGHHHQQNMWMEFDIANSRVGLAEVRCDLASQRLGL; from the coding sequence ATGGCTAATCCTCTCTTCCGCCTCTGTCTCATCTCCATGGCCGTCTTACTTCACttcaatttctctctctctgTCAAAGAAGATGATACAGTTCTCTTACCCCTCAAAGCCCAAATTATTTCATCTGGGTCGGTTCCCAACAAACTCTCATTTCACCACAACGTCTCTCTAACCGTCACCCTAACAGTCGGCACGCCGCCTCAATCCGTCACCATGGTTCTCGACACAGGCAGCGAGCTCTCATGGCTCCACTGCAAGAAAACTCCAGGAACCCCGAATTCATTCGACCCGACCCATTCATCCTCATACTCTCCCATCCCCTGTTACTCACCAACATGCAGAATCCGCACCCGTGATTTCACCGTACCCGTTTCATGCGACGCGAGAAAACTCTGCCACGCGGTGCTCTCCTATGCCGATGGCTCCTCTGCCGAAGGGAACCTCGCCGGCGATACTTTCCGGTACGGGGAATCAACATCATCCGTCCTGCCTGGAATGATATTTGGATGTATGGATTCTGGATGGAGTTCAAACCCGGATGAGGATTCAAGGACAACCGGGTTAATTGGTATGAACCGGGGCTCTTTATCGTTTGTATCGCAAATGGGTTTCTCTAAATTCTCGTATTGCATATCGGGCAGTGACTCGTCGGGGGTTTTGGTGTTCGGTGAGGCAAAGTTACCGTGGTTAAGACCGTTAAATTACACGCCTTTAGTAAAAATATCGTTGCCTTTACCGTATTTTGATCGGGTTGCGTATACGGTTGAGTTAGAAGGGATAAAAGTATCGGGTAAAATACTATCACTTCCTAAGTCAATATTCGTGCCTGATCACACTGGGGCGGGTCAGACCATGGTGGACTCGGGGACCCAGTTTAGTTTCCTTCTGGGTCCGGTTTATGCGGCTCTAAAGAAGGAATTTTCTGAACAAGTAAGAGGGATATTAAGGCCTTTAGGTGAGGTCGATTTTGTTTTTCAAGGGGCGATGGATGTTTGTTATAGGGTAGAGATGAGCAGAAATGTTTTGCCGGAGTTGCCGGCGGTGACACTGATATTTCGGGGGGCGGAGATGGTTGTGGCGGCGGAGAGACTGATGTATCGTGTGCCGGGGATGGTTCGAGGGAATGATTGGGTGTATTGCATGACATTTGGAAACTCTGATTTGATCGGAATGGAAGCTTATGTGATTGGACATCATCATCAGCAAAATATGTGGATGGAATTTGATATAGCAAATTCAAGGGTTGGATTAGCTGAGGTTAGGTGTGATTTAGCAAGTCAACGTCTTGGACTTTAG
- the LOC124932956 gene encoding small polypeptide DEVIL 11 — MGPSSSSSNLESAAAQMYLDEKWKMSKKEGSRSSRSSKSNQRRCSFTRRCARLVKEQRARFYIMRRCVTMLICWREYTDS, encoded by the coding sequence atgggtccttcttcttcttcttcaaacttAGAATCAGCGGCGGCGCAGATGTATTTGGATGAGAAATGGAAGATGTCAAAGAAAGAAGGTTCGAGAAGCTCCCGATCTTCGAAATCGAACCAGAGGAGGTGTTCTTTTACAAGAAGATGTGCTAGGCTTGTGAAGGAACAGAGAGCTCGATTCTATATCATGAGACGATGTGTTACTATGCTCATTTGCTGGAGAGAATACACTGATTCTTGA